One window of the Podospora pseudopauciseta strain CBS 411.78 chromosome 4, whole genome shotgun sequence genome contains the following:
- a CDS encoding hypothetical protein (COG:P; EggNog:ENOG503NXKX): MAPTSGTPAPALPTETATTSFLLANMHCPTCVSTIKTVLQEYGSNIVKWVSPNIVTSVVTVEHSPAASLQHMHKLLEENGFEVCGVTTSSGSISDLDMGMEMGDLNPYGEGSSSQNEPSGSALARWMNPFRPLASKPEKVKAHLQNCAHCQNSKEHELEEMHHIESLVPVQTNTNRTSLSVIQEKDPHTFVAIESADALSPQPIWRATLAVGGMTCGACANMISEGLKQYDWISKTTVNLLNNSAIVDLTEPNRTDNLVRVIEELGYEATLSQVVVVQPNKRKNKSDTWQATVAIGGMTCASCTNGITEGLKKLDWIDDVAVNLLSNSATVKFHGQHNASRIVEAIEELGFDAVADSVISLGEKETEHNERAVEIRIDGLHCDLCPARVVNCLGGFRRQLEINNPPTRSWPVIRVTYVPDAPFFTVRQILAAIDASDPGFRASIYHPPSLEERSKLILRKHQRAILYRVIFTGLVCIPTFVIGIVYMMLIPHEKAHTLMKPWTSGINRAQIALFILATPVYFGAADVFHRSAVKEIATLWRRGSRVPILKRFYKFGSMNTLMSLGTSVAYFASVAQMIAAAASRATETHDGNFYYDTVVFLTFFLLLGRYIESYSKKRTGDAVELLGRLRPTTAILVSGFGSEKEGDEVVKADLLDFGDVVRVPHGASPPSDGVVIGGESSFDESSLTGESRLVKKGAGDRVFSGTVNKGSSILVRITGVAGKSLLDQIVNVVREGQTKQAKIERVADYLTSYFVPAITAFAILTWIVWFSLGYGGRLPEHFLSKTTGGWIAFSLQFAIAVFVVACPCGLGLAAPTAIFVGSGLAANHGILAKGGGEAFEKASRIDCVVFDKTGTLTTGGEPRITDAEIHGEGTPEESTFLAALKGVEENSSHPIAKAIIRFCTINKELPQVTADNLQELPGKGMKAMCQAAAPETSFELIVGNEALMKDFGVVISPETSQSLERWKTEAKSIALAATKLPSSGWTLAAALSISDPVRPEAKVVIAALQESGTRVWMLSGDNPTTATAVARQLGIPADQVIAGVLPAGKADQIKYLQSTVKARRGTNSESSTERAMIAMVGDGINDSPALATADVGIAIGSGSDVAISSADFVLVKSDLKTVVTLLDLSRVVFRRIKFNFGWAIVYNTVMIPVAAGVFYPIVSQGKHVSLDPAWAALAMALSSISVVLSSLALRWRWLGFRERRFVVGE, translated from the coding sequence ATGGCACCCACCAGCGGCACGCCTGCGCCCGCCTTGCCGACTGAGACTGCCACGACCTCATTCCTCCTCGCAAACATGCACTGTCCCACCTGTGTCTCGACTATAAAGACTGTCTTACAAGAGTATGGCAGCAACATCGTCAAATGGGTTTCACCGAACATCGTTACGTCCGTGGTCACTGTTGAGCACAGTCCAGCCGCCTCCCTCCAGCACATGCATAAGCTGCTCGAGGAGAACGGCTTCGAGGTATGCGGTGTCACAACATCGTCTGGTAGCATCTCGGATCTCGACATGGGCATGGAAATGGGAGACCTCAACCCCTACGGAGAGGGAAGCTCCTCTCAGAATGAGCCGTCCGGTTCCGCACTGGCCCGATGGATGAACCCTTTTCGACCCCTTGCCTCGAAACCCGAGAAAGTAAAGGCCCATCTTCAAAACTGCGCGCACTGCCAAAACTCGAAGGAGCATGAACTGGAAGAAATGCACCATATCGAGAGCCTTGTTCCCGTGCAGACAAACACGAATCGTACCAGCTTGTCTGTCATCCAGGAAAAGGATCCACACACCTTTGTCGCGATCGAAAGTGCCGACGCCTTGTCACCACAGCCAATATGGAGAGCCACCCTTGCCGTTGGAGGGATGACCTGTGGAGCTTGCGCCAACATGATATCGGAAGGACTGAAGCAATACGACTGGATCTCCAAGACCACTGTCAAtcttctcaacaacagcGCCATTGTTGATTTGACAGAACCAAATCGAACAGACAACCTGGTCCGAGTTATCGAAGAACTGGGATACGAGGCCACGCTCAGCCAAGTAGTTGTTGTCCAACCAAACAAGCGGAAAAACAAGTCGGACACATGGCAAGCTACAGTAGCCATCGGCGGGATGACTTGTGCATCCTGCACCAACGGGATCACGGAGGGCTTGAAGAAGCTGGATTGGATCGATGATGTTGCGGTCAACCTGCTCTCCAACAGCGCCACGGTTAAGTTCCATGGTCAGCACAACGCGTCGAGGATCGTTGAGGCTATCGAAGAGCTAGGGTTTGACGCAGTTGCCGACAGTGTGATCAGCTTGGGTGAGAAGGAGACAGAACACAACGAAAGAGCGGTGGAGATCAGGATAGATGGTTTACATTGCGATCTTTGTCCAGCACGGGTGGTAAACTGTCTTGGTGGATTTCGACGTCAGCTTGagatcaacaacccccccactcGTTCTTGGCCTGTCATTAGGGTCACCTACGTCCCTGACGCCCCTTTTTTCACAGTCCGACAAATCCTCGCGGCCATCGACGCCAGCGACCCCGGCTTCAGGGCATCCATTTACCATCCTCCCTCCTTGGAAGAAAGATCCAAGCTCATCCTACGAAAGCACCAGAGGGCCATCTTATATCGGGTGATCTTCACCGGCCTCGTCTGCATCCCCACCTTTGTCATTGGCATCGTCTACATGATGCTGATTCCCCACGAAAAGGCGCACACTCTCATGAAACCCTGGACCTCTGGTATCAACCGGGCCCAAATCGcgctcttcatcctcgccaCCCCAGTCTACTTTGGCGCCGCCGATGTCTTCCACAGGAGCGCCGTCAAGGAAATCGCCACGCTATGGCGCCGCGGCAGCAGAGTGCCGATTCTGAAGCGCTTCTACAAATTTGGCAGCATGAATACGCTCATGTCGCTTGGCACGTCGGTGGCCTACTTTGCGTCGGTTGCTCAGATGATTGCTGCTGCAGCAAGCCGTGCTACCGAGACGCATGATGGGAACTTTTACTATGATACTGTGGTGTTTTTGACTttcttcttgctgctggggaggtACATTGAGAGTTATAGCAAGAAGAGGACGGGAGACGCGGTGGAGCTACTGGGGAGGCTGAGGCCTACCACGGCGATATTAGTCAGCGGGTTTGGGTccgagaaggaaggggatgagGTTGTCAAGGCGGATTTGCTTGACTTTGGGGATGTGGTCAGGGTGCCACATGGGGCGTCCCCGCCGAGCGATGGCGTGGTGATTGGTGGGGAGAGTAGCTTTGATGAGTCGAGTTTGACGGGGGagtcgaggttggtgaagaagggggcgggggatCGGGTCTTTTCGGGGACGGTCAATAAGGGGTCGTCGATTCTGGTGAGGATTACAGGGGTGGCGGGCAAGTCGTTGCTGGATCAGATTGTCAatgtggtgagggaggggcagACGAAGCAGGCCAAGATTGAGAGAGTGGCGGATTATCTGACTTCGTACTTCGTGCCCGCCATTACGGCTTTTGCGATTTTGACGTGGATTGTCTGGTTTTCGTTGGGGTATGGGGGTAGGCTGCCGGAGCACTTTCTGAGCAAGACTACAGGAGGGTGGATTGCGTTCAGCCTCCAGTTTGCAATTGCCGTGTTTGTGGTGGCTTGTCCTTGTGGTCTTGGGCTTGCGGCTCCGACGGCAATTTTCGTTGGGAGTGGATTGGCGGCGAACCATGGCATTTTGGCcaagggaggtggtgaggctTTTGAGAAGGCGAGTCGGATCGACTGTGTGGTTTTTGACAAGACGGGAACCTTGACGACGGGAGGGGAGCCCAGGATTACCGACGCTGAGATCCACGGTGAGGGAACACCGGAGGAGAGTACCTTTTTGGCTGCTTTGAAGGGTGTCGAGGAGAATAGCAGCCATCCGATTGCCAAGGCGATTATCAGATTCTgcaccatcaacaaggaGCTGCCCCAGGTCACAGCCGACAATTTACAGGAGCTTCCTGGGAAGGGCATGAAAGCGATGTGccaggctgctgctcctgagACTTCATTTGAGCTGATCGTTGGCAACGAGGCTCTGATGAAGGACTTTGGTGTCGTGATCTCACCCGAAACTTCACAGAGTCTTGAGAGGTGGAAGACGGAGGCCAAGTCTATCGCTCTGGCTGCCACCAAGTTGCCCTCTTCCGGTTGGACACTCGCTGCCGCTCTCTCCATCTCGGATCCCGTTCGCCCGGAAGCCAAGGTTGTCATCGCCGCTCTTCAAGAGTCTGGCACACGCGTCTGGATGCTGTCCGGTGACAATCctaccaccgccaccgccgtcgCCCGACAACTCGGGATCCCCGCAGACCAAGTCATCGCCGGCGTCCTCCCAGCGGGAAAAGCCGACCAGATCAAGTACCTCCAGTCCACCGTCAAGGCCCGCAGGGGTACAAACTCCGAGTCCTCCACTGAACGCGCCATGATCGCCATGGTAGGAGATGGCATCAACGACAGCCCCGCCCTCGCCACAGCCGACGTGGGCATCGCCATCGGCTCAGGCTCAGACGTAGCCATCAGCAGCGCCGACTTTGTGCTTGTCAAGTCGGACCTCAAGACGGTGGTGACGCTGCTGGATCtgtcgagggtggtgtttaGGAGGATCAAGTTCAATTTTGGGTGGGCGATTGTGTACAACACGGTCATGATCccggtggcggcgggggtgttTTATCCGATTGTGAGCCAGGGGAAGCATGTTAGTCTGGACCCTGCGTGGGCGGCGTTGGCGATGGCGTTGAGTAGTATTAGTGTCGTGTTGAGTTCTTTGGcgttgaggtggaggtggttggggtttagagagaggaggtttgttgttggggagtAG